Genomic DNA from Desulfuromonas versatilis:
CCTGGGAGGCATCCATGGCCAGTGCGGCATTATCCAGGTTCGCCCGGGTAAACTGCCGAAGGCCGGAAGCCTGGTAATAGGTATAGGAGGCGGTGATCGGTACATTGGCGGGAGGGGGCTGGTCGAAAACAATTTCGAACTCGCCTGTAAATCGCTTGATACTGCCGCTCCCCCAGGCGCTTTCCAGGGTGCCGTTGTGAATATCGACGAGTTTTTTCCCATCCGCGCTGAACTCGACTGTGGTCGCCAGCGCCGGCGCATGGGCCAGCCTGCCGCCAAAACTCATGGTCACACCATCGCCGGTGCGGGTGCTTGAACCGTCGGGTTTGGTCAGTTCCAGGGATTCGTTGATGATCCGGGTTACGGTGGTAGCCGGGGTATAGATCGTCCGGTCGGCCGGGCTGAGGTTATTCAACCGCTCGCCGGCGTCCCACAGATTCTGGGTGGAAGTGGTGGCTGGATGCAGCGGATCGTACCGGCGTACCGCCCGGACGTGGCCTCGCAGGGTCTTTTCGACCCAACTCCGATGCGGCGTTTCGAAGCTGCCACTGTAAAGGAGATTGGCCATGGCCACCGGCGCTGCCCGGGAAATGGTGGTATGGTTGGCGACGCTGCCGTCCAGGCTGACATCGAGGATCCGCGGTGCACAGCCCTCGTCGTTGCTGGTCAATTCGGCTTTCCAGGTGAGCTCGCTACCGACGAGTCCCAGGCCGGAAAAATCGATTCTGGCGCGGCGGACACTGTATTCGGGGGTTCCAGGGGCCCAGCCGATGACGGCGGGGCCCAGGGTTTTGCTGCCGTCAGCCTCGGGAATGAAGCTGTTAATCTGGTCCCAGCGGCTGATATCTATCCAGTTGTCCCCGTTGTCGATGGATACAGAATATTTGATGTCGGTCTCCCCGGTGCAGCCTTCCCCGGGGAGATAGTCATAAACTTCAAAGCTGACCCCGGTAAAATAGGATCCGTCCGTAGCGGGGGTGATGGCCAATTCCGGTTTGAGCCTGACCGACCCGCCGGTTTTACGTTCGATTAAAAAAGAGGTGTCGTTGAAGTCCATGTCCCCGCCACCCGGAATGTCCTCCCAGCCTAGAATCCACTGGTTGGGGTCGTTGTCGGGTGCACCGACGATGACGTGATCGAATCGGGCGTTGGCGGTGACGGAATGCGAATAGGTGCCGGACAGGTTAAGGCCGAAGTTTAAATTGAGCCGGGAAATGGCATTGGCATCCAGCCACCCTTTGCTGGTGGTGGAGCAGTCCCCCGCAGAGGGTGCGCCCAGATCGTAGTTTCTCAGATAGGTGGAGCAACTGGTGAAACGATCAGGATTCCATTCTTTTTTAGTGAACAGGACCCGATCACTTTCATTGGTTGTGTAATCGCGGTCGGAGGCCAGAAAAAACACCAGCTCTGCCCCGGCGGGGAAGATACCCAAGGATTTTCGCATATCCCTGGGCGTTACGGCACCGTCGGCATCGACTACAAAGGGCAGGCCCGTACCGTCATCGAAGGTTTTCAATTGGGACTCATTCAGGGCCGCAACCTGGTCGAGAACGCCGTCGCCTCCTCTGCTGCCATCGGCGATGTTTCTGAAAATCGGGTGCTTTTTCATGGCGGGAATCCTGTTCCAGCCAAGGAAGGCGCCGTTTTCATCCACCGCGTCGGTTTTCAATACCCAACCCAGGGTCGACCGGTAGCCGGCGTCTTCATGGAGAAACCGGACCCAGACTTCTTGCTCAAAGGGGATGACAATCTGGTTAGGGTCGATGGATGCTCTTCCCGTTTCAAGTTCCAGGTGGCCGCGGCCATCCACTCCAACGCTGATCGAATCGAAATCATTCACCGCGAATCCGTCGCTGTAGTTTGTCAACCGGTTGGATTCACACTCGGGAAGGGGGGCGGCGGCCGACGGCCCGTTGGCGCCCAGAATGAGAATAAGCAAAGCAACAAGGGCCGACAGGCTACGCTTGTGGGTCCCAACTGAGGGCACAGATTTTTTCCGGAGCATGGATTTGTCTCCCAAGGCCGTCTCGGGCGGATTGATCATTTTGGTTTTCCCGGTGTCTATCCTGGATTGCCGCTGGCGGACTGTCAGATATCCCCCAGATCCCGACTGCTGGTGTCCTGGATCGCCTCGGTGTCATTGGCATCGGAGTTTTTCCCCGAGCCGCCGCCAGCCTGAGCTGAGTATCCGGAAAGACTACCGCCGGTAAGCCCGGCTTCCACCAGAACCTCCACTCGCGCGGTAGCGCCCTCCGGCCCGAAACCGTCGGCCTGGATGAAAATCAGGCGATCCGTATCGGCCACGGGGTTGTTGGGGGATTCGTCGTCATTATCCCGGATTTGGGTGAAATAGCTGAAATGCCCATCCAGTTGCCGGCTGAAGCCGCTGGCCAGGTCAGGGTGGGAGCCGTCGATGGCGAAATTCCAATTGGGCGGATTGCCACTGGCAATGTTGGCCTGGTTTCCTTCAACCAGGCGGCTTTGCAGAAGCGCGACCATGTGGGAAATGCCGGATTCTGCAGCATATACGGCTTTTTGGTGATTCCGCTCATTGGCGGCAATCTGCAACTCAATGGTGCTGGTGGTTGTCGCGACCATGCCGATGACAGTCAGCAGGGCCAGCACCAGAACGGCGATCACCAGCATGGCACCTCGCTCGTTGCCCAGAGGTGTTTTCCCCTTCTTCATCATGCGTTCCTCAATTGGTTCGGACATAGTCGATGGAGGTGCTTTTCCATTCCATCCGCTCGCGCCAGCGGACAACCACCCGGATTGTTTTGATGCGGGAACCGGCAACAGCGGGATGATCTTCGGCCACATTCCAGTAGACCCGAAACTGCCCCTGATCCGGATCGGGCCCGTAATCGGCATCCCCCCGCGAACCCGGGTCGTCGTCAAATTCGCTGTCTCCCAGGCCCTGCATGCCGTCGAGATCTCGGTCTTGCAGGTCGTCATGTTCAAAAGGGTAAGCGATCAGTTCCTCCATTTTGCCCTGCGCCAGCACGCTCCCTTGAGTCAGGAGATTGGCTTTGGAGTTGGTCTTCATCGAAGAAACCTGCAGGGTTGCCACCGCCAGAATGCCGATGGCGAAAATAGTGATCCCGATCAGGATTTCCACCAGGGAGAACCCTCGCGCATCCATCTTGGAACGCCCTCTCATAGTCCCAAGTTCCTGCACTGCACGGTTGTGGCGAGGAGCCGTCGCCGGTAGTGGTCGTTGAAAACCTTTATCTGGCGACCGATGGTGTACGTCTGGGAGTTCAGGAATTCCCGATCCGGACGATCCGTTCGCCCCAAAAGCCAGACCCGAACCGCGCGGACATCCGCCAGATCGGTGGTAATCCCGGTATCCACCCCGGTGATGGTACCACTTGTGCCGTCATCTTCATCGATATCGCCGTCGCCATTAGTGTCCAGATCAAACCAGTGGTCGGTGCCACCGGCGTCCCGGGGGAGGGCCCAGAAGATGCGCCCTGCCGCGTTGTCCAGCATTCCGTCGCCATCGGCGTCGAAGGCGTAGGCGAAGCCAAGTGCCTCGATATTTTCGGCCAAAGGGGAATTGTAACCGCTGCTGGTCGATTTCCTGCCGAGGGCTTTCTTCCCCCCCGAGGTATAGATCGAAAAAGTCTGGTATTCGTTGACGTCTTCCACGATTTCCGTGGTCCCATCGTCCTTGTTAACCGTATGGGTGGCATCGCCATCGCCATTTTCATCGAGGGTGAACTGGATCTCTTCGGGGCCGGCGGTAACGATGCCGTAACCGCCGATCCCTTGGGGGTCGTAGCCGGCCATTTTCAACTCTCGGCGAAGGACATCGATCCCGTTGCGCAGGTTTTGTTGCAGATCAATCACCTGGTTTTGAACTTCATAGGTTCGAGCGTTTGCCAGATAGAGACCGAAGACCGCCCCGGTGACGATGCCGGTGATTGCCAGGGCCACCAGCACCTCGGCGAGGGTGAAGCCCCCTTGGTGGGGATTTTTTCTAAAGCTGGAATGACTCATGAGGTCACATTGCACCCAAGGAAGATGCGAAATCCGATACTCGCTTAAATTTTGTCCAGACGCGCCCGGCCCGCCCCGTGAAGGACCAGCTTGTAGCCGTCACCTCGGCTATTGGTCAGCTCTACGCTGCCGTTGTCGGCCGCCGTACCCTTGGAGGTGAACCCGGTGGTTTGGTTCCCGAATGTCACTCCCCCCAAACGAATTCCGGCAGGCATGGCGAAATCCGCCAGTACTTTCTCCCCAGCGTCGTGAATCAACACGTTATTACTTCCGCCACCACCGTCATCCACAAATACCAGACACTTGCCTTCCTGCCCGGTCCCGGATGTGAGGGCAATCGCAACCCGGCAGTTCTGCTTTACAGCGGCCATGCGGGCCTGTTGAAACTGGGCCAGCAGGTTTCGGGCCTGGGTCTTAAGCTGGTAATTCTCCAACCAGGCTCGCGCATTGGGCAGAGCGATTGCGGAGAGGATCCCGACCAGAGCCACCGCCATCAGCAACTCGAGCAGGGTGAAGCCGCGGCTGCAGCGAAGGGTGCGCGGCGCTCTCATATGGCCCTCTTGAAGCCGGTCAGGGTCAGGGTGCGGCGGTTGGGACCGTTGACGGTCACCTCTACCCGGGCCATGCCGGCGGCCGGGTTGCCGGCCAGGATGCGGAAGCTGGCGGAATAGGTCCCCCCGCCCTCCACGGTGGTGGTCGGGTCGGGGTCCAGGGTGGCGGGGTCGAAGTCCCAGGGCTGGGCGGGATCGGTGTCGGCGTCGAACAGGGCGTCGTCGCCGGCTCGGGAGAGGATGTTCTCGAGAATGCCGCGGGCCAGGGCGGTGGTGGAGGACTGGGTGTTGGCCCGGGCGTTGTGCTGTATCGAAGTGATCTGCAGGCCGGCGATGGCCAGCAGGCCGATGGAAAAAATGGTGATCGCCACCAGGAATTCCAATAACGTAAAGCCCGCCTGATCGCGGTGAGGATGCTGCATGGCGGTTCCCCCCCAACCGATTTATTGATCATTTCCCCCCGGCGGGGCCATGGAGCGAGGCGGCTGCCGTGGGGCCGAATTCATGAATAAAGCTAAAACATGTTTAACGATATGATTAAAATGTGATTTTGTCAACCGTCGCCGGTGATTTGAACCTGCGGGGGTACCGGTGGCAGCCCTGCTCCCTCAGCCCATCAGGCCCCGGTCGGCGAAGCTGACGTACCTTTCACTGCCGATGATGATGTGGTCGAGCACCCGCACACCCACCAGCTCGCCGACCTCCCGCAGCCGGGTGGTGATCTCGATATCCTCCCGGCTGGGGTTCGGATCCCCGGAGGGGTGATTGTGCACGAAGAGTACGGCGGCGGCCGATTCGCGGATGATGGGGGTGAAGACCTCGCGGGGGTGGACGATGCTGGCGGTCAGGCTCCCCTCGGAAACCTGGACCTCGCGGATGATGCGGTTCTTGCTGTCGAGCAGCAGGCTGAGAAAGACCTCCTTCTTGCGGTCGCGCAGCTGTTCGTGGTAGTGCCGAAACACCTCGGTGGACGAGGTGAAACGGTCGCCGGGCCGCAGCTTCTGGTCGCTGAAGCGCCGGGCCAGTTGAAACACCGCCTGCAGCTCGGCCGCCTTGGCCGGCCCGATCCCCCGGCTCTGGCAAAGCTCGGCGGTGGTGGCCTGGGCCAGGTGGCGCAGGCTGCCGAAGCGCCCCAGCAGCGACCTGGCCAGGTCGAGGGCGCTGGTCTTGCCCGAACCGTCGCCGGTGCGCAGCACCAGCGCCAGCAGTTCGGCGTCGGTCAGCGCCTCGGCCCCGCGCTGGATGAGCTTCTCCCGGGGACGTTCCTCCTCCGGCCAATCCTTGATGCTGCGCACCGGTTCCCTCCTGCCTCGCTATGCAATGCAATCGACAAAATCGTCGGCATCCTAGCATAAAAAAGGCAGGTTGGTAACCGTAAATTAGAAATTTAAAATTCCTTGGGCGCGGAAGTGCTGCCGGCTGGTGGGCCGACCTGGCCGGGTCGCGCCACGGCTATTCGCGGACGTAGATATCCATGTCCGTTTCGTGGACCATGGCCATGGTTCGCGAATATTCGGATTCGATGATCAGGTAGTGGTTGCGGGTTTCCTCTGCCACCTTTTCGAATACGGCGCGGGCGGCGGGATCGACGATACGGGCGGCGGTCATGCGGAAATTCCGCTCCAGGTCCTGTTCCTCGGCCAGGGCGATTTCCCGCGCCCTGCGCTCGTGCATATTCACGTCAAGGGCCTTGCGCAGCTCGGCGAGCATGGCCGAATCCTTGGCCGGAGGGGCGTTCATGAACTGCTCGAAACTCCCCAGGTCGTTGCCCCGGTAGTAGGGGAAAAAACGCCGGGTATTTTCCAGGACCTCTTCGCTGAGGCGGAGAAATACCTCCCTGCCCTTGGGGTTGCGGATCAGCTCCGCAGCCTGGCGATAGAAATCGAGAAGATTTTTCTTGGCGACGATCGCCTGCCTGATGGCTTCCTGAACCTTGTATTCCTGGGGCATGGGCGTCCTCCTGGGGGAAATGAGGGCACAGCGACGGACTCAACCGGTAAGACCATTATTTCCCAGAACGTTGTTTTGTCAAATCTCCAGGCTGCTCCTTCGGGCAAAAAAAACCGCGGCCGGATGGGGCATCCGGCCGCGGTTTTTCAGGTTGAGGACGGGGGTTACTGGTTCGCTTTTCCCCCGGAGGGTTCCTTGAGGGGCGAGCCCCAGAAGGTCCCCAGTACGCTTTTGTCCCGTTCGGAAAGAACCGCCCCCTGCTCGAGCATGCGCTGCTGAATCTCCTGCATGTCGCGGCGCATCTCGATGGCCTGGTCGATCCGCTCCCGGGTGTGGCACACGGTGCAGCGACTGTCGATGATCAGCTGGGCTTCGCTGTTGATTTTGGGGGTCAGCGCGCCGAGGTTCTCGACCAGGGCCAGCCCCGGGGTGACGAAGGCCAGCAGAGCCACGGCCAGCAGCTGGGCTGTGCGGCGAAACATGTGGTTACTCCCTGACATAGGTGTCGATGTCCGTCTCATGCACCATGCCCATCAGGTGGGCGTACTCGGATTCGATGATCTCGTAATGATCGCGGGTTTCCTTGGCCATGCGCTCGAAGACCGAGCGGACGGCAGGATCGACGATGTGCGAGGCGGTCATGCGCAGGTTTTTCTCCAGGTCCTCTTCCTCTTTCAGGGCGATTTCCATTGCCTTGCGCTCGTTGGTGGCGCTGTCGAGAGATTTTCTCAGTTCCGCCAGCATGGCCGAATCCTTCTGGGGCGGGCTGGCCATGAACTGCTCGAAGGTACCAAGCTCCCCCCCCTTGTAGAGGTGGAAGAAATGGCTGGCGTGCTCGCGCTCTTCGTTGGAAAGCGTGGTGAACACCTTTTTTGCCCGCTCGTTCTTGGTGATCTCGGCGGCCTTCTTGTAGAAGTCCATGACGTCCTTCTCGGTCTGGATGGCGTGCTTGAGGGCCTGGTCAAGGTTGAATTCCTGCGGCATGCGATACTCCTCCTTTGATTCTACATACTGAAATAGTGTTTACGTATACAGCTAATTATCCTTGAAAATGAAATTCTGTCAAACGAATGATGGCTGAAATTCCCTCGGGCAGGGCCTCGACCTTGCTTGGACGGGGTGGTTTGTTTTACCCGGCAGTTGTGGCATGATGAATGCCACTTTCCCCTTCGGAGACTTGGATGCCCACTGGTCAAGATATCGTCAGCTCACTGAATGTGTCCCTCGCCCGCACCGATCTGGCCCGGATGATCCGGCTGGTCCGCGATCTCCACCGGCTGAGCCGGCTGCCCGGCTACCGGGCCATGGTTCTGCCCGAGGTGCCGGAAACCGCCCGCTTCGACCCCGGCCACGATTCGGTCATGATGGGGTACGATTTTCACCTGAGCGAGCAGGGTCCGCGGCTGATCGAGGTCAACACCAACGCCGGCGGCGGCATGTTCGCCTTTCTTGCCTACCGGCCCGACGCCCCGGTGGCCGGCGAGTTGCCACGGCGGCTCAGGCAGCAGTTGCTGCACTCCTTTGCCGACGAGATGCGCGGCTTCAGCGGCGGTGGCCGCTGGCTGCCGGAACACATCGCCATTGTCGATGAAAAACCCCGGGAACAGTTCCTCTACCCCGAGATGCAGGCCTTCGCCAACCTGTTCGAAGGTTGGGGGGCGCGAGCCTCGGTGGTCGATCCCGCCGAGCTGGTCGTCGGAGCGGACGGGGTTTCCCACCTGGGGCGGCGGGTCGATCTGATCTACAACCGCCATTGCGATTTCTACCTGGAGCGCCCCGAGATGGCCGGGATCCGCGCCGCCTACCTGGCCCGGCAGGTCTGCCTGACCCCCAACCCCTTCAGCTATGGGCTGCTTGCCGACAAGCGCCGCATGATCCTCTGGTCCGATCCCGAGGCGCTGGCGCCCCTGGGGCTCGGTGCCCGGGTCCTCGAACTGCTGGCCGAGACGGTCCCCTGCAGCCGGTTGCTGGCCAACCTGGATGCCGGGCAGGTGTGGGCGGGGCGCAAGGACTGGGTGTTCAAGCCGGTCTCCCGCTTCGGCAGCCGCGGGGTGCTGTTGGGGCGCAAGATCTCCCGGGCCCGCTTCGAGGAACTCGACCCGGCCGACACCCTGGTGCAGCGCCTGGTCCTCCCGTCGCTGACCGACGCCGGGCCCGGCGGCGAGATGAAGACCGATTTCCGGCTCTATGTCTACCGCGACCGGGTGCTCGGGGTGGCGGCCCGCCTCTACCAGGGGCAGGTCACCAACCTGCGCACCCCGGGGGGCGGCTTTGCGCCGGTGCGGCTGGTCTGAGACGAACTATAGCCGCATCAGCAGCACCGAGGCCAGGGTCAGCAGGATGCCGAGCAGCCGGGTGCGGGTGAGCCGTTCACGATAGACCGCCACCGACAGGGCGATGGCGATGACGAAGTGCATGCTGGTCAGCGCGGCGATGACCGACAGGGGGCCCAGCTCGAGGGCCCGGAGAAAGGCGTAGTAGCCGGCGAAATTGAGCACCCCCATGGCCAAGCCGATCAGCAGCGCCTCGCGGTGCCTGCCGCCGGCCTCGGTCGGCTGCAGGCGGCCGGTCAGGCCCAGGGAAAACAGGGTCGAGGCGCAATAGGAAACGGCCATGAAGGCGAGCTTGCCGGTGTGCAGGGCGGCGAACTTGCTGGAGATCGAGGCCGCCGCACCGGCCAGAATGGCCACCAGGACCAGGGCCAGGCCGCGCCGTGAGGCCGTAGCCGGGCCGCTTCCGGCGCCCGGCTGGCGGGTCAACAGGAGGACCACCGCCAGGGCCAGGGTGATGCCGAGCCCCTGCCAGGGGGAGAGCCGATCCTGGAAGAACAGCACCGAAAACAGCACTACCACCACCAGGCTCAGGCGGGTCAGGGGATAGACGACCCCCGCGGGGAGGTGTTTGAGGGCCTCGATGTGGGAAATCGTCCCGGCCAGAAAGGCCAGGCTGTTGAGCAGGGCGATGAGAACCAGCAGTCCCGGTTCGCCGGGGTTTTCGCCGGTGGAGAAGAACAGGGCCGCGCTCAGCAGGGTCACCGTCGCCATGAAGGCGAAGGTGGTCCAGGCCGAGTTGCAGCCCCGCGCGGCGGAAACCTTGTAGAAAAAGCGCTGGGTCCCCATCAGCAACCAGGCCAGCAGGGCCAGGATGTACCAGT
This window encodes:
- a CDS encoding GspH/FimT family pseudopilin, whose product is MRAPRTLRCSRGFTLLELLMAVALVGILSAIALPNARAWLENYQLKTQARNLLAQFQQARMAAVKQNCRVAIALTSGTGQEGKCLVFVDDGGGGSNNVLIHDAGEKVLADFAMPAGIRLGGVTFGNQTTGFTSKGTAADNGSVELTNSRGDGYKLVLHGAGRARLDKI
- the radC gene encoding RadC family protein; this encodes MRSIKDWPEEERPREKLIQRGAEALTDAELLALVLRTGDGSGKTSALDLARSLLGRFGSLRHLAQATTAELCQSRGIGPAKAAELQAVFQLARRFSDQKLRPGDRFTSSTEVFRHYHEQLRDRKKEVFLSLLLDSKNRIIREVQVSEGSLTASIVHPREVFTPIIRESAAAVLFVHNHPSGDPNPSREDIEITTRLREVGELVGVRVLDHIIIGSERYVSFADRGLMG
- a CDS encoding pilus assembly PilX family protein; amino-acid sequence: MMKKGKTPLGNERGAMLVIAVLVLALLTVIGMVATTTSTIELQIAANERNHQKAVYAAESGISHMVALLQSRLVEGNQANIASGNPPNWNFAIDGSHPDLASGFSRQLDGHFSYFTQIRDNDDESPNNPVADTDRLIFIQADGFGPEGATARVEVLVEAGLTGGSLSGYSAQAGGGSGKNSDANDTEAIQDTSSRDLGDI
- a CDS encoding PilW family protein; translated protein: MSHSSFRKNPHQGGFTLAEVLVALAITGIVTGAVFGLYLANARTYEVQNQVIDLQQNLRNGIDVLRRELKMAGYDPQGIGGYGIVTAGPEEIQFTLDENGDGDATHTVNKDDGTTEIVEDVNEYQTFSIYTSGGKKALGRKSTSSGYNSPLAENIEALGFAYAFDADGDGMLDNAAGRIFWALPRDAGGTDHWFDLDTNGDGDIDEDDGTSGTITGVDTGITTDLADVRAVRVWLLGRTDRPDREFLNSQTYTIGRQIKVFNDHYRRRLLATTVQCRNLGL
- a CDS encoding ferritin-like domain-containing protein, with the translated sequence MPQEYKVQEAIRQAIVAKKNLLDFYRQAAELIRNPKGREVFLRLSEEVLENTRRFFPYYRGNDLGSFEQFMNAPPAKDSAMLAELRKALDVNMHERRAREIALAEEQDLERNFRMTAARIVDPAARAVFEKVAEETRNHYLIIESEYSRTMAMVHETDMDIYVRE
- a CDS encoding EamA family transporter, whose product is MLSGLQGAGDWYILALLAWLLMGTQRFFYKVSAARGCNSAWTTFAFMATVTLLSAALFFSTGENPGEPGLLVLIALLNSLAFLAGTISHIEALKHLPAGVVYPLTRLSLVVVVLFSVLFFQDRLSPWQGLGITLALAVVLLLTRQPGAGSGPATASRRGLALVLVAILAGAAASISSKFAALHTGKLAFMAVSYCASTLFSLGLTGRLQPTEAGGRHREALLIGLAMGVLNFAGYYAFLRALELGPLSVIAALTSMHFVIAIALSVAVYRERLTRTRLLGILLTLASVLLMRL
- a CDS encoding prepilin-type N-terminal cleavage/methylation domain-containing protein; the protein is MQHPHRDQAGFTLLEFLVAITIFSIGLLAIAGLQITSIQHNARANTQSSTTALARGILENILSRAGDDALFDADTDPAQPWDFDPATLDPDPTTTVEGGGTYSASFRILAGNPAAGMARVEVTVNGPNRRTLTLTGFKRAI
- a CDS encoding type IV pilus modification PilV family protein translates to MRGRSKMDARGFSLVEILIGITIFAIGILAVATLQVSSMKTNSKANLLTQGSVLAQGKMEELIAYPFEHDDLQDRDLDGMQGLGDSEFDDDPGSRGDADYGPDPDQGQFRVYWNVAEDHPAVAGSRIKTIRVVVRWRERMEWKSTSIDYVRTN
- a CDS encoding PilC/PilY family type IV pilus protein; translation: MINPPETALGDKSMLRKKSVPSVGTHKRSLSALVALLILILGANGPSAAAPLPECESNRLTNYSDGFAVNDFDSISVGVDGRGHLELETGRASIDPNQIVIPFEQEVWVRFLHEDAGYRSTLGWVLKTDAVDENGAFLGWNRIPAMKKHPIFRNIADGSRGGDGVLDQVAALNESQLKTFDDGTGLPFVVDADGAVTPRDMRKSLGIFPAGAELVFFLASDRDYTTNESDRVLFTKKEWNPDRFTSCSTYLRNYDLGAPSAGDCSTTSKGWLDANAISRLNLNFGLNLSGTYSHSVTANARFDHVIVGAPDNDPNQWILGWEDIPGGGDMDFNDTSFLIERKTGGSVRLKPELAITPATDGSYFTGVSFEVYDYLPGEGCTGETDIKYSVSIDNGDNWIDISRWDQINSFIPEADGSKTLGPAVIGWAPGTPEYSVRRARIDFSGLGLVGSELTWKAELTSNDEGCAPRILDVSLDGSVANHTTISRAAPVAMANLLYSGSFETPHRSWVEKTLRGHVRAVRRYDPLHPATTSTQNLWDAGERLNNLSPADRTIYTPATTVTRIINESLELTKPDGSSTRTGDGVTMSFGGRLAHAPALATTVEFSADGKKLVDIHNGTLESAWGSGSIKRFTGEFEIVFDQPPPANVPITASYTYYQASGLRQFTRANLDNAALAMDASQAAGRHVFDLDGDGDFDQDDGDWLVEWVRGFKNGTHSPQVQKEWKLGPIDHSSPALLTPPGTPPWYYGTDVTNAERTSFDTFINAHQQRPSVLFVGSRDGMLHAFDAGQFRWGDNPLTLFKENRGFFLWENVNGINQPDYGTGDELWAFIPANLVARLKNNLLGAQDQAYVDASPALADVFIDGQWKSVLLSAEGNGGDTIFCLDVTDPLNPTLLWEFADPELFRSRSSPSVAQIGRILDSGTARWAAFFVSGKTSAIDLYPSIYILDVADGTLIQRIYLDSDPAGIGGVPSGQPAVVDSDGNGYIDRLYIGTDKGRLYKVNLADNPVQFLSSPVDCVINSDFSDNASGTEIPLDQRWHPIYASPAVVTDNALSPSGELEYNIRIFFGTGDSPYADEDINTGNTTYHFFAYNDKAAKETCGPGDVELDWFYALPAGQRVFASAFASAGQVYFGTASSETENPCDGTNEGQLLAFKTKGYDATSLPTPLFAKQTGDITTSPLVDDEHLYVRTPSGTVQVGGGGFNNRTKVGGLGKATTRAWKAISE